In Oryza sativa Japonica Group chromosome 3, ASM3414082v1, one DNA window encodes the following:
- the LOC4334685 gene encoding squamosa promoter-binding-like protein 6 isoform X1 → MEAARVGAQSRHLYGGGLGEPDMDRRDKRLFGWDLNDWRWDSDRFVATPVPAAEASGLALNSSPSSSEEAGAASVRNVNARGDSDKRKRVVVIDDDDVEDDELVENGGGSLSLRIGGDAVAHGAGVGGGADEEDRNGKKIRVQGGSPSGPACQVEGCTADLTGVRDYHRRHKVCEMHAKATTAVVGNTVQRFCQQCSRFHPLQEFDEGKRSCRRRLAGHNRRRRKTRPEVAVGGSAFTEDKISSYLLLGLLGVCANLNADNAEHLRGQELISGLLRNLGAVAKSLDPKELCKLLEACQSMQDGSNAGTSETANALVNTAVAEAAGPSNSKMPFVNGDQCGLASSSVVPVQSKSPTVATPGFEDGYEGSPTPAFKTTDSPNCPSWMHQDSTQSPPQTSGNSDSTSAQSLSSSNGDAQCRTDKIVFKLFEKVPSDLPPVLRSQILGWLSSSPTDIESYIRPGCIILTVYLRLVESAWKELSDNMSSYLDKLLNSSTGNFWASGLVFVMVRHQIAFMHNGQLMLDRPLANSAHHYCKILCVRPIAAPFSTKVNFRVEGLNLVSDSSRLICSFEGSCIFQEDTDNIVDDVEHDDIEYLNFCCPLPSSRGRGFVEVEDGGFSNGFFPFIIAEQDICSEVCELESIFESSSHEQADDDNARNQALEFLNELGWLLHRANIISKQDKVPLASFNIWRFRNLGIFAMEREWCAVTKLLLDFLFTGLVDIGSQSPEEVVLSENLLHAAVRMKSAQMVRFLLGYKPNESLKRTAETFLFRPDAQGPSKFTPLHIAAATDDAEDVLDALTNDPGLVGINTWRNARDGAGFTPEDYARQRGNDAYLNMVEKKINKHLGKGHVVLGVPSSIHPVITDGVKPGEVSLEIGMTVPPPAPSCNACSRQALMYPNSTARTFLYRPAMLTVMGIAVICVCVGLLLHTCPKVYAAPTFRWELLERGPM, encoded by the exons ATGGAGGCTGCCCGGGTCGGGGCGCAGAGCCGCCACCTGTACGGCGGAGGGCTAGGCGAGCCTGACATGGACAGGCGCGACAAGAGGCTGTTCGGCTGGGACCTCAACGACTGGCGGTGGGACAGTGACCGCTTCGTCGCTACGCCGGTGCCCGCCGCGGAGGCGAGCGGCTTGGCGCTGAACAgctcgccgtcttcctccgagGAAGCCGGGGCCGCGTCGGTGAGAAATGTTAATGCTAGAGGTGACTCCGATAAGAGGAAGCGGGTGGTGgtcattgatgatgatgatgtggaGGATGACGAGCTGGTGGAGAACGGCGGCGGGTCACTGAGCTTGAGAATTGGGGGTGATGCTGTTGCCCATGGAGCAGgggtgggtggtggtgctgatgAGGAAGACAGGAATGGCAAAAAGATCAGGGTGCAGGGAGGCAGTCCTAGTGGCCCCGCGTGCCAGGTGGAGGGCTGCACTGCGGACCTTACTGGTGTGAGGGATTACCATCGACGACACAAGGTCTGCGAGATGCATGCCAAGGCTACCACTGCTGTGGTTGGGAACACTGTCCAGCGGTTCTGCCAACAATGTAGTAG ATTCCACCCTCTTCAAGAATTTGATGAAGGGAAGCGAAGTTGCCGCCGACGTTTAGCAGGCCACAACAGACGAAGGAGGAAGACCCGCCCTGAAGTTGCTGTTGGTGGTTCTGCATTTACTGAGGACAAAATTAGCAGTTATTTATTGTTGGGTCTCCTTGGAGTATGCGCCAATTTGAATG CTGACAATGCTGAGCATTTAAGAGGTCAGGAGTTGATATCTGGTCTTTTGAGAAACCTGGGGGCAGTTGCCAAATCATTGGATCCAAAAGAACTCTGTAAACTCTTGGAGGCATGCCAAAGCATGCAAGATGGATCAAATGCTGGGACCTCTGAAACAGCTAATGCTTTGGTAAATACTGCTGTAGCAGAGGCTGCAGGGCCATCTAACTCTAAGATGCCTTTTGTGAACGGTGATCAATGTGGCCTGGCATCATCATCTGTTGTACCAGTACAATCAAAGTCTCCCACTGTTGCAACTCCTG GTTTCGAGGATGGGTATGAAGGTTCACCTACACCAGCTTTCAAGACAACTGATTCTCCCAATTGTCCATCATGGATGCACCAAGATTCTACTCAAAGCCCACCACAGACTAGTGGCAATTCAGATTCAACATCAGCTCAGTCACTGTCAAGCTCAAATGGAGATGCTCAG TGTCGGACTGATAAAATTGTCTTCAAGCTTTTCGAGAAAGTTCCTAGTGATTTACCTCCAGTTTTGCGATCACAG ATTCTTGGTTGGTTGTCCAGTAGCCCTACTGATATAGAGAGCTATATTAGACCTGGTTGTATTATTTTAACAGTATATCTTCGCTTAGTTGAGTCTGCATGGAAAGAG CTCTCTGATAATATGAGCTCATACCTGGATAAGCTTCTGAATAGTTCCACCGGCAACTTTTGGGCATCTGGTTTGGTATTTGTAATGGTACGGCATCAGATAGCTTTCATGCATAATG GTCAACTTATGTTGGACAGACCACTTGCAAACAGTGCTCATCATTACTGCAAGATTTTATGTGTGAGACCAATTGCTGCTCCTTTTTCAACAAAAGTGAATTTCAGGGTAGAAGGCTTGAACCTAGTCAGTGATTCCTCAAG GCTAATTTGCTCATTTGAAGGGAGTTGTATATTCCAGGAAGACACCGATAATATAGTTGATGACGTTGAGCATGATGATATTGAATATCTGAACTTCTGTTGTCCTCTCCCTAGTTCAAGAGGGAGAGGATTTGTGGAG GTTGAAGATGGTGGATTTAGCAACGGCTTCTTCCCTTTCATAATTGCTGAGCAGGACATATGCTCTGAGGTCTGTGAGCTGGAGAGCATATTTGAGTCCTCCAGTCATGAACAGGCAGATGATGACAATGCCAGGAACCAAGCTTTAGAGTTTCTAAATGAGCTGGGCTGGCTTCTTCATAGAGCAAACATAATATCTAAACAGGATAAGGTTCCTCTAGCATCCTTTAACATATGGAGATTCAGAAATCTTGGTATATTTGCCATGGAGCGGGAATGGTGTGCTGTGACCAAACTGCTGTTAGATTTCTTATTTACTGGACTCGTTGATATCGGGTCCCAGTCTCCAGAAGAGGTGGTGTTGTCAGAAAATCTGCTACATGCTGCCGTGCGGATGAAATCTGCCCAAATGGTTAGGTTTCTGCTGGGATACAAGCCAAATGAAAGCCTGAAGAGAACTGCAGAGACATTCCTATTCAGACCTGATGCTCAAGGCCCTTCCAAATTTACCCCCCTCCATATAGCAGCTGCCACAGATGATGCAGAGGATGTATTGGATGCACTTACTAATGATCCTGGACTG GTTGGGATCAACACGTGGAGAAACGCGCGAGACGGCGCAGGCTTCACCCCAGAAGACTACGCTCGCCAGAGGGGCAACGATGCTTACCTGAATATGGTCGAGAAGAAGATCAATAAGCATCTTGGCAAAGGCCATGTTGTCCTCGGCGTCCCTAGCAGCATACACCCTGTAATAACCGATGGTGTGAAGCCTGGTGAAGTCAGCCTGGAGATCGGCATGACCGTGCCGCCGCCAGCACCGAGCTGCAACGCCTGCAGCCGTCAGGCCCTGATGTACCCCaactcgacggcgaggaccttCCTGTACAGGCCAGCGATGCTGACCGTGATGGGCATCGCCGTCATCTGCGTCTGCGTCGGCCTGCTACTCCACACCTGTCCAAAGGTTTATGCAGCTCCTACATTCAGATGGGAGCTGTTAGAACGTGGACCAATGTGA
- the LOC4334685 gene encoding squamosa promoter-binding-like protein 6, which produces MEAARVGAQSRHLYGGGLGEPDMDRRDKRLFGWDLNDWRWDSDRFVATPVPAAEASGLALNSSPSSSEEAGAASVRNVNARGDSDKRKRVVVIDDDDVEDDELVENGGGSLSLRIGGDAVAHGAGVGGGADEEDRNGKKIRVQGGSPSGPACQVEGCTADLTGVRDYHRRHKVCEMHAKATTAVVGNTVQRFCQQCSRFHPLQEFDEGKRSCRRRLAGHNRRRRKTRPEVAVGGSAFTEDKISSYLLLGLLGVCANLNADNAEHLRGQELISGLLRNLGAVAKSLDPKELCKLLEACQSMQDGSNAGTSETANALVNTAVAEAAGPSNSKMPFVNGDQCGLASSSVVPVQSKSPTVATPDPPACKFKDFDLNDTYGGMEGFEDGYEGSPTPAFKTTDSPNCPSWMHQDSTQSPPQTSGNSDSTSAQSLSSSNGDAQCRTDKIVFKLFEKVPSDLPPVLRSQILGWLSSSPTDIESYIRPGCIILTVYLRLVESAWKELSDNMSSYLDKLLNSSTGNFWASGLVFVMVRHQIAFMHNGQLMLDRPLANSAHHYCKILCVRPIAAPFSTKVNFRVEGLNLVSDSSRLICSFEGSCIFQEDTDNIVDDVEHDDIEYLNFCCPLPSSRGRGFVEVEDGGFSNGFFPFIIAEQDICSEVCELESIFESSSHEQADDDNARNQALEFLNELGWLLHRANIISKQDKVPLASFNIWRFRNLGIFAMEREWCAVTKLLLDFLFTGLVDIGSQSPEEVVLSENLLHAAVRMKSAQMVRFLLGYKPNESLKRTAETFLFRPDAQGPSKFTPLHIAAATDDAEDVLDALTNDPGLVGINTWRNARDGAGFTPEDYARQRGNDAYLNMVEKKINKHLGKGHVVLGVPSSIHPVITDGVKPGEVSLEIGMTVPPPAPSCNACSRQALMYPNSTARTFLYRPAMLTVMGIAVICVCVGLLLHTCPKVYAAPTFRWELLERGPM; this is translated from the exons ATGGAGGCTGCCCGGGTCGGGGCGCAGAGCCGCCACCTGTACGGCGGAGGGCTAGGCGAGCCTGACATGGACAGGCGCGACAAGAGGCTGTTCGGCTGGGACCTCAACGACTGGCGGTGGGACAGTGACCGCTTCGTCGCTACGCCGGTGCCCGCCGCGGAGGCGAGCGGCTTGGCGCTGAACAgctcgccgtcttcctccgagGAAGCCGGGGCCGCGTCGGTGAGAAATGTTAATGCTAGAGGTGACTCCGATAAGAGGAAGCGGGTGGTGgtcattgatgatgatgatgtggaGGATGACGAGCTGGTGGAGAACGGCGGCGGGTCACTGAGCTTGAGAATTGGGGGTGATGCTGTTGCCCATGGAGCAGgggtgggtggtggtgctgatgAGGAAGACAGGAATGGCAAAAAGATCAGGGTGCAGGGAGGCAGTCCTAGTGGCCCCGCGTGCCAGGTGGAGGGCTGCACTGCGGACCTTACTGGTGTGAGGGATTACCATCGACGACACAAGGTCTGCGAGATGCATGCCAAGGCTACCACTGCTGTGGTTGGGAACACTGTCCAGCGGTTCTGCCAACAATGTAGTAG ATTCCACCCTCTTCAAGAATTTGATGAAGGGAAGCGAAGTTGCCGCCGACGTTTAGCAGGCCACAACAGACGAAGGAGGAAGACCCGCCCTGAAGTTGCTGTTGGTGGTTCTGCATTTACTGAGGACAAAATTAGCAGTTATTTATTGTTGGGTCTCCTTGGAGTATGCGCCAATTTGAATG CTGACAATGCTGAGCATTTAAGAGGTCAGGAGTTGATATCTGGTCTTTTGAGAAACCTGGGGGCAGTTGCCAAATCATTGGATCCAAAAGAACTCTGTAAACTCTTGGAGGCATGCCAAAGCATGCAAGATGGATCAAATGCTGGGACCTCTGAAACAGCTAATGCTTTGGTAAATACTGCTGTAGCAGAGGCTGCAGGGCCATCTAACTCTAAGATGCCTTTTGTGAACGGTGATCAATGTGGCCTGGCATCATCATCTGTTGTACCAGTACAATCAAAGTCTCCCACTGTTGCAACTCCTG ACCCTCCAGCATGCAAATTTAAAGATTTTGATTTGAATGACACTTATGGTGGCATGGAAGGTTTCGAGGATGGGTATGAAGGTTCACCTACACCAGCTTTCAAGACAACTGATTCTCCCAATTGTCCATCATGGATGCACCAAGATTCTACTCAAAGCCCACCACAGACTAGTGGCAATTCAGATTCAACATCAGCTCAGTCACTGTCAAGCTCAAATGGAGATGCTCAG TGTCGGACTGATAAAATTGTCTTCAAGCTTTTCGAGAAAGTTCCTAGTGATTTACCTCCAGTTTTGCGATCACAG ATTCTTGGTTGGTTGTCCAGTAGCCCTACTGATATAGAGAGCTATATTAGACCTGGTTGTATTATTTTAACAGTATATCTTCGCTTAGTTGAGTCTGCATGGAAAGAG CTCTCTGATAATATGAGCTCATACCTGGATAAGCTTCTGAATAGTTCCACCGGCAACTTTTGGGCATCTGGTTTGGTATTTGTAATGGTACGGCATCAGATAGCTTTCATGCATAATG GTCAACTTATGTTGGACAGACCACTTGCAAACAGTGCTCATCATTACTGCAAGATTTTATGTGTGAGACCAATTGCTGCTCCTTTTTCAACAAAAGTGAATTTCAGGGTAGAAGGCTTGAACCTAGTCAGTGATTCCTCAAG GCTAATTTGCTCATTTGAAGGGAGTTGTATATTCCAGGAAGACACCGATAATATAGTTGATGACGTTGAGCATGATGATATTGAATATCTGAACTTCTGTTGTCCTCTCCCTAGTTCAAGAGGGAGAGGATTTGTGGAG GTTGAAGATGGTGGATTTAGCAACGGCTTCTTCCCTTTCATAATTGCTGAGCAGGACATATGCTCTGAGGTCTGTGAGCTGGAGAGCATATTTGAGTCCTCCAGTCATGAACAGGCAGATGATGACAATGCCAGGAACCAAGCTTTAGAGTTTCTAAATGAGCTGGGCTGGCTTCTTCATAGAGCAAACATAATATCTAAACAGGATAAGGTTCCTCTAGCATCCTTTAACATATGGAGATTCAGAAATCTTGGTATATTTGCCATGGAGCGGGAATGGTGTGCTGTGACCAAACTGCTGTTAGATTTCTTATTTACTGGACTCGTTGATATCGGGTCCCAGTCTCCAGAAGAGGTGGTGTTGTCAGAAAATCTGCTACATGCTGCCGTGCGGATGAAATCTGCCCAAATGGTTAGGTTTCTGCTGGGATACAAGCCAAATGAAAGCCTGAAGAGAACTGCAGAGACATTCCTATTCAGACCTGATGCTCAAGGCCCTTCCAAATTTACCCCCCTCCATATAGCAGCTGCCACAGATGATGCAGAGGATGTATTGGATGCACTTACTAATGATCCTGGACTG GTTGGGATCAACACGTGGAGAAACGCGCGAGACGGCGCAGGCTTCACCCCAGAAGACTACGCTCGCCAGAGGGGCAACGATGCTTACCTGAATATGGTCGAGAAGAAGATCAATAAGCATCTTGGCAAAGGCCATGTTGTCCTCGGCGTCCCTAGCAGCATACACCCTGTAATAACCGATGGTGTGAAGCCTGGTGAAGTCAGCCTGGAGATCGGCATGACCGTGCCGCCGCCAGCACCGAGCTGCAACGCCTGCAGCCGTCAGGCCCTGATGTACCCCaactcgacggcgaggaccttCCTGTACAGGCCAGCGATGCTGACCGTGATGGGCATCGCCGTCATCTGCGTCTGCGTCGGCCTGCTACTCCACACCTGTCCAAAGGTTTATGCAGCTCCTACATTCAGATGGGAGCTGTTAGAACGTGGACCAATGTGA